One window of the Chloroflexota bacterium genome contains the following:
- a CDS encoding helix-turn-helix transcriptional regulator — translation MTQEVFDREARFYSALAHPVRLQILDILTQGEACVCHLVAVLQQRQAYVSQQLAILKEAGLVADRKVGLYVYYHLADTDIVRVLREVRLRLATASGEESLLQIRLPARAELNCSCPECRAERSHL, via the coding sequence ATGACACAAGAGGTGTTTGACCGAGAGGCGCGATTCTACAGCGCTCTGGCGCATCCAGTGCGTCTGCAGATCCTAGACATACTGACCCAAGGCGAGGCTTGCGTCTGCCATCTTGTGGCTGTTCTGCAACAGCGCCAGGCCTATGTCTCACAGCAACTGGCTATCCTAAAAGAGGCAGGACTGGTCGCCGATAGGAAGGTGGGCCTCTACGTCTACTACCATCTGGCGGACACGGACATTGTGCGGGTATTGCGCGAGGTTCGCCTTCGCCTGGCTACCGCGTCCGGTGAGGAGTCTCTACTGCAAATCAGACTACCCGCGCGTGCAGAGCTGAATTGCTCCTGTCCTGAGTGCCGGGCGGAACGGTCTCATCTGTAG
- a CDS encoding ferredoxin family protein, translating to MQQDKRYLGIPRALIPWYPRIDPDACVKGCSACVMHCKHDVYVLDGGSPSVSVANPYNCEVYCQSCQFVCDANAISFPDKASVKAVIKELRGEYPPQ from the coding sequence ATGCAGCAAGACAAACGCTACCTGGGTATACCACGAGCACTGATTCCCTGGTATCCGCGCATAGATCCAGACGCTTGCGTGAAAGGGTGCAGCGCTTGTGTGATGCACTGCAAACACGATGTGTACGTGTTGGATGGGGGTTCACCGAGTGTATCGGTAGCCAACCCGTACAACTGCGAGGTATACTGCCAGAGCTGCCAATTCGTGTGCGATGCCAATGCTATCTCATTCCCAGACAAAGCATCGGTCAAAGCAGTCATCAAAGAACTGCGGGGAGAATATCCTCCTCAGTAG
- a CDS encoding L-fucose/L-arabinose isomerase family protein: MSSKARVGVLTFSDGREFVHNQLIEMNMGFQERLRKRLEADGYEVVAGEEIVWNNEVAKREGTRLTQECCDVTIFNFAVWAFPHLPAIASRFVPQPILLFSNVNPQYPGLVGMLAAAGALNQIGVKYYRTWGEIEDDEVYKRVKTFVAAGAAVKRIKGETYGLFGGRPMGMYTAVSNTDQWMKQFGIDIEHIDQWEIVRLADEVPQSKVDKAIRWLERWGNVHYDGKQLTRETLGRQVRSYYAVRRLIDEWRLDFCGIKAQPELTNNFCTMDVTEAFLNDPYDWDGPKDIIVCATEADTDAALTMEIMKHLSGTPALFADVRHYHEDLGIFDLVNSGEHATYFAGRSFDPADNMPHVHFMPESELYFPAGGASVHHLTAPGEATFARLTRLDGRYWMAIIRGEFLRFDEEKNQALMKQTTYEWPHAFAKFRCTGEEFLSTYASNHIHAIYGDWVDELVMVCDLLGIEAKVFGRD; this comes from the coding sequence ATGAGTAGCAAAGCCAGAGTAGGCGTTCTCACGTTCTCGGATGGACGGGAATTTGTCCATAACCAACTGATCGAAATGAATATGGGGTTTCAGGAGCGCCTCAGGAAGCGATTGGAGGCGGATGGATACGAGGTCGTCGCTGGTGAGGAGATCGTCTGGAATAACGAAGTTGCCAAGCGGGAAGGAACCAGATTGACTCAGGAATGCTGCGACGTCACCATCTTCAACTTCGCGGTATGGGCTTTCCCCCATCTGCCGGCCATTGCCTCCCGCTTCGTGCCCCAACCTATCCTTCTGTTCTCCAACGTGAATCCCCAGTACCCCGGCTTGGTGGGCATGTTGGCTGCTGCCGGTGCGCTTAACCAAATTGGGGTAAAGTACTATCGAACCTGGGGTGAAATCGAGGATGATGAAGTGTACAAACGGGTGAAAACCTTTGTAGCGGCTGGGGCAGCAGTGAAGAGGATCAAAGGTGAAACCTATGGCCTCTTCGGGGGCCGTCCTATGGGAATGTACACCGCCGTGTCCAATACAGACCAATGGATGAAGCAATTTGGGATCGACATCGAACATATCGACCAGTGGGAGATCGTGCGTTTGGCCGATGAGGTACCCCAGTCCAAAGTGGATAAGGCTATCCGCTGGTTAGAGCGTTGGGGCAATGTCCATTACGATGGCAAGCAACTCACTCGGGAGACGCTGGGGCGCCAGGTCCGCAGTTATTATGCCGTTCGTCGCCTGATCGATGAGTGGAGACTCGACTTCTGTGGCATCAAAGCGCAGCCAGAATTGACCAACAACTTTTGCACGATGGATGTCACCGAGGCCTTTCTCAATGATCCCTACGATTGGGATGGGCCCAAAGATATCATTGTCTGTGCCACCGAGGCTGATACCGATGCGGCGCTCACCATGGAGATCATGAAACACCTCTCGGGTACCCCGGCCCTCTTCGCTGACGTACGGCATTACCACGAAGATCTGGGCATCTTCGATCTGGTGAACTCTGGTGAGCACGCCACCTATTTTGCTGGCCGGAGTTTCGATCCCGCCGATAATATGCCCCACGTGCACTTCATGCCGGAGAGCGAACTCTACTTTCCCGCTGGTGGGGCCTCAGTGCACCATCTGACAGCGCCAGGTGAGGCCACATTCGCCCGTCTGACACGCTTGGACGGGCGATATTGGATGGCCATTATTCGCGGGGAGTTCCTCCGCTTCGACGAAGAGAAGAACCAAGCCCTAATGAAGCAGACCACTTACGAATGGCCCCATGCTTTTGCCAAGTTCCGATGCACTGGTGAGGAGTTTTTATCTACGTACGCCTCCAACCACATCCACGCTATCTACGGCGACTGGGTTGATGAATTGGTAATGGTCTGCGATCTGCTGGGGATAGAGGCCAAGGTCTTTGGTCGAGACTGA
- a CDS encoding ferredoxin family protein: MSSRIPREKIPWYPTIDYEVCVGCQECFNFCGNGVFEWDDDESHPLVTNPYNCVVGCSACANLCEAGAIHFPTKEELVAAMRAAAQEVSADHSGA; this comes from the coding sequence ATGAGTTCGAGAATCCCGAGAGAGAAAATCCCTTGGTATCCGACCATTGACTACGAAGTATGTGTCGGGTGCCAAGAATGCTTTAACTTCTGCGGAAATGGCGTCTTCGAATGGGATGATGATGAAAGTCATCCCCTTGTTACCAACCCGTACAACTGTGTAGTGGGATGTAGCGCCTGCGCCAACCTGTGCGAGGCTGGTGCCATCCACTTCCCGACCAAAGAGGAATTGGTGGCCGCCATGCGCGCAGCAGCGCAGGAGGTCTCGGCTGATCATTCTGGTGCGTAA